One segment of Anopheles stephensi strain Indian chromosome 3, UCI_ANSTEP_V1.0, whole genome shotgun sequence DNA contains the following:
- the LOC118514065 gene encoding probable RNA methyltransferase CG11342, with product MDETETQVKHGNYHNYYQFRAEDSRSDILRECLRTFWNGNNQNTVVHMIDVGCNSGRFTAKVRDVLEQVGARVKAVGIDIDEELCDRARAEFPDIEFIGGNILTIARQAATTDNGSDPIEQCMMRLGIERFDVVCCFSVLMYVHLNGGDAGLRRVLDYLCDKGQLLILELQAWKKYRDQVRRLKRDACQAYPLYEELEWRGGGGVLEDHIKVYVRSKGFEMVSESAEKSEFDRQLIFFKKRQQPL from the coding sequence ATGGATGAGACCGAAACGCAGGTGAAACATGGCAACTACCACAACTACTACCAGTTCCGGGCAGAGGACAGCAGATCGGACATATTGCGAGAGTGCTTGCGAACGTTTTGGAACGGCAACAACCAGAATACGGTGGTGCACATGATTGACGTCGGCTGCAACTCCGGCCGGTTCACAGCGAAGGTACGCGACGTACTGGAGCAGGTAGGCGCCCGAGTAAAGGCGGTTGGCATCGACATCGATGAAGAGCTGTGCGATCGAGCCAGAGCTGAATTTCCCGACATCGAGTTCATCGGCGGGAACATACTGACCATTGCCCGGCAAGCAGCGACCACCGACAACGGCTCGGACCCAATCGAACAATGCATGATGCGGTTAGGCATCGAGCGGTTCGATGTAGTTTGTTGCTTTTCCGTACTGATGTACGTCCACCTCAACGGCGGCGATGCTGGGCTGCGGCGTGTGTTGGACTACTTGTGCGATAAGGGCCAATTGCTTATACTGGAGCTGCAGGCATGGAAAAAGTATCGCGACCAGGTACGTCGACTGAAACGGGACGCGTGCCAAGCGTATCCACTGTACGAGGAACTTGAGTGGAGAGGCGGTGGCGGAGTGCTGGAGGACCACATCAAGGTTTACGTACGATCGAAAGGGTTCGAAATGGTCTCGGAAAGCGCTGAAAAGAGTGAGTTCGATAGgcagttaatattttttaagaagCGCCAACAGCCTTTGTGA